Proteins from one Brevibacillus humidisoli genomic window:
- a CDS encoding recombinase family protein: MSRPTNLDVYIYLRKSRKDVEEERKAQENNTPFDTLDKHRRELLELIRHEGHNVIGIFEEVVSGEHLSERPEAQEMLRQIEKGLVNGVVVMDLDRLGRGDMIDAGTIFRAFKFSETLIITPTEVIDCNAEGAELLFGVKSIIAREELKQINKRLQGGRRRSAKDGKSITRKPPYGYLRDENLKLIPHPEEAPIVRKIFELIASGHGRQAVVKYLDSQDVKPPEGDLWEQSTVSNIIKNEVYLGHIIWGKEKHLKRNGKRVRKKVPPELWIRHENAHEAIVSRELFNEANTALRERWRAPARAGVGLSNPLAGIIKCGVCERALYLTRTVDRPNPQLRCINPRCQSIQKGVLLPLAEQRVLQSLEILANKFSLSEKELAASLQDKPEDVVETKERNITKLKRELSELNSMRETAFEMLEKKVYSEEIFLQRHKRITDKIKEVEASIARLQTEIEEELHRRKHQKTIVPKVRAVLESYYSLETPEQKNQLLKSIIKKVLFIRKKEWTKKDQFEIELIPRLPL; this comes from the coding sequence ATGAGCCGACCTACTAACTTGGATGTATATATTTATCTACGTAAAAGTAGAAAAGACGTTGAAGAAGAACGAAAAGCACAAGAGAACAACACACCATTTGATACATTGGACAAGCATCGACGAGAACTATTGGAGTTGATCCGTCATGAAGGCCATAACGTAATTGGTATTTTTGAAGAAGTTGTTTCTGGAGAACACCTTTCTGAACGTCCTGAAGCTCAGGAAATGCTTAGACAGATCGAGAAGGGATTAGTGAACGGCGTTGTTGTGATGGACCTTGACCGGCTTGGGCGAGGTGACATGATAGATGCCGGTACAATCTTCCGAGCCTTCAAATTTTCAGAAACTTTGATCATCACGCCAACAGAAGTTATTGATTGCAATGCTGAAGGTGCAGAGCTTCTCTTTGGCGTGAAATCGATCATTGCTCGTGAAGAACTTAAGCAAATTAACAAGCGCCTACAGGGAGGTCGGAGACGCTCTGCGAAAGACGGAAAATCTATAACGCGCAAGCCTCCATATGGGTATCTTCGTGACGAAAATTTAAAGCTCATCCCCCATCCGGAAGAGGCACCTATCGTCCGGAAAATTTTTGAGTTAATAGCAAGTGGGCACGGTCGTCAAGCTGTTGTAAAGTATTTGGACTCCCAAGACGTTAAACCTCCAGAGGGTGACCTTTGGGAACAATCTACCGTTTCGAATATCATCAAAAATGAGGTTTACTTGGGCCATATTATTTGGGGAAAAGAGAAACACCTTAAACGAAATGGTAAGAGAGTACGAAAGAAGGTCCCCCCAGAATTGTGGATCCGTCATGAAAATGCGCATGAAGCAATAGTAAGCCGAGAGCTTTTTAATGAAGCAAACACAGCTCTCCGCGAAAGGTGGAGAGCTCCCGCTAGAGCAGGTGTGGGATTGAGTAACCCCTTGGCAGGAATCATCAAATGCGGCGTATGTGAGAGAGCCTTGTATCTAACTCGAACAGTAGATCGACCTAATCCGCAGTTGCGCTGCATTAACCCTAGATGCCAAAGCATTCAGAAGGGTGTATTATTACCCTTAGCAGAACAACGTGTCCTTCAATCTCTTGAGATTCTTGCCAACAAGTTCTCGCTCTCTGAGAAAGAATTGGCTGCTTCTTTACAAGATAAGCCTGAGGATGTAGTGGAAACCAAGGAGAGAAATATCACCAAACTAAAAAGGGAACTTTCAGAGCTAAACTCAATGAGGGAGACTGCGTTTGAGATGCTTGAAAAGAAAGTTTACAGTGAAGAGATCTTTCTGCAACGGCACAAGAGAATAACTGACAAAATCAAAGAGGTGGAAGCCTCTATTGCAAGACTACAAACCGAAATCGAAGAGGAGCTTCACAGAAGGAAGCATCAAAAAACTATTGTCCCAAAAGTCCGTGCTGTCTTAGAAAGTTACTACAGCCTAGAAACTCCCGAGCAAAAAAATCAACTGCTCAAATCGATCATTAAGAAGGTGTTATTCATCCGAAAAAAAGAATGGACAAAAAAAGATCAGTTCGAAATAGAGCTGATCCCGCGGCTCCCGCTTTAA
- a CDS encoding helix-turn-helix domain-containing protein: MKVYELRTFGRIIKGMRKAKRLSQEELAAQAGVTRQTINHMERGSNTPRLDTIESVAIVLDQTQSVFKEYLKIQNDISVLIEWAERCQDTYSSFSKAIIKKAIRLSLQNNDTNKAVNALFQWITWESARGNKVNRRKINYVTRFFNSLNQDNFISQLAYLYGISFKSNKQFSAFVEIAERIIERVKNEDEKLAVLWYQYANAKYYQGEIWKAYHASRNALERQHLLNDDSVRAKLFSRCGLICLQLKAYQEALVHFHSCLMLTLDQDLKDFCHLNLGRTYYMMGQYDMAREKWTNLLGTLKDDDFRRININNDFACMELRLGNYDKAQECIQEAENLLPIARNKGWHMYNSELLLHRRNKAMLLFETKGDVGLKNVLQIIKELKVTYLQDEYDSTKDYLVDKLEIMYNMIN; this comes from the coding sequence ATGAAAGTATATGAATTAAGAACCTTCGGCAGAATAATTAAAGGGATGAGAAAGGCTAAACGACTAAGCCAGGAAGAATTGGCGGCACAAGCAGGTGTTACGAGGCAAACTATCAACCACATGGAGAGGGGATCAAACACTCCGCGACTAGATACGATAGAATCAGTGGCAATAGTCCTTGATCAAACGCAGAGTGTATTCAAAGAATACCTCAAAATACAAAATGATATATCCGTATTGATTGAATGGGCAGAAAGATGTCAAGATACATATTCCTCTTTCTCAAAAGCTATAATAAAAAAGGCAATTCGTTTGTCGCTCCAAAACAATGACACCAATAAAGCGGTAAATGCTTTGTTCCAATGGATCACGTGGGAGTCAGCTAGAGGAAACAAAGTCAACCGTAGGAAGATTAATTACGTGACCCGATTTTTCAACTCATTAAACCAAGATAACTTCATTTCTCAACTCGCCTATTTGTACGGTATTTCATTCAAGAGTAACAAGCAATTCAGCGCTTTTGTTGAAATTGCGGAACGAATAATAGAACGAGTAAAAAATGAGGATGAGAAATTGGCAGTTCTTTGGTACCAGTATGCTAATGCAAAGTATTACCAAGGGGAAATCTGGAAGGCGTATCACGCATCACGTAATGCTTTAGAGCGCCAACATCTACTTAACGATGATTCAGTAAGGGCAAAGCTATTTTCGAGATGCGGATTAATATGCTTGCAGCTTAAAGCTTACCAGGAGGCATTGGTTCATTTTCATAGCTGCTTGATGCTCACTTTAGACCAAGACCTAAAGGATTTTTGTCATCTAAATCTTGGAAGAACTTATTACATGATGGGCCAATATGATATGGCGAGAGAGAAATGGACAAACCTATTGGGAACTTTGAAAGATGATGATTTTCGTAGGATTAATATTAATAACGATTTTGCGTGCATGGAGTTACGTTTGGGAAACTATGATAAAGCTCAGGAATGTATCCAGGAGGCCGAAAATCTTCTGCCAATTGCACGAAATAAAGGGTGGCATATGTATAATTCTGAGTTACTGTTACATCGTAGGAATAAAGCTATGTTACTATTTGAAACAAAGGGAGATGTTGGTCTTAAGAATGTACTTCAGATTATAAAAGAGTTGAAAGTTACTTATCTTCAGGACGAATATGATTCGACAAAAGACTATCTTGTCGATAAATTGGAAATTATGTACAATATGATAAATTAA
- a CDS encoding AAA family ATPase, with translation MIINASRIEQITSLARKHGFACEEKYELGNVRDPVILSDHELSDPTGEIANTLVSTGVQVLYVAYEPPVHLSPSVMILSGEKVTWMEIENWIQQAQGSTQKTRAVTLEVKRTIAFYGIIPGVGAGSVARGLAFYSAMRGVKTLYIDLDYRFPKSPYIIGYKHAQNTLENLLQTLLNKETPVMESYFLHKSNQVNLTKQQAAHIEALPDELYVLSPSPDLGMEYFPGVGTDMEEATHLIKTILEGAKPYFQNIIVSMGSDPDDMVNLAALRACDQRIFVIDTSPCALRLYQQRMPLLHNSGVQMENTEILVNKVPDEVTLPSLEEFLRHSLPLSIDYDPNMVKELNNLNSLGGSSFRKGIEKVAVPLLGLKPAEKGKDSILTRWFSKNERQGKSAVVGTYAVPGGVQ, from the coding sequence ATGATTATTAATGCTAGTAGAATCGAGCAAATCACTTCACTGGCACGGAAGCATGGGTTTGCGTGTGAGGAAAAATATGAATTGGGGAATGTCAGGGATCCGGTGATCTTATCGGACCATGAACTGTCGGATCCGACAGGGGAGATTGCTAATACACTCGTCAGTACGGGGGTTCAGGTACTTTATGTAGCCTATGAGCCCCCTGTTCATTTATCTCCATCGGTTATGATCCTGTCCGGAGAGAAAGTGACGTGGATGGAAATTGAAAATTGGATTCAACAAGCGCAAGGATCCACCCAAAAAACCAGAGCGGTAACGTTAGAGGTCAAACGCACAATCGCATTTTACGGGATCATACCTGGTGTGGGAGCTGGAAGTGTTGCTCGCGGACTGGCCTTCTACTCGGCCATGCGGGGAGTCAAGACCTTGTACATTGACTTGGATTATCGGTTCCCCAAGTCGCCCTACATCATCGGCTATAAGCATGCACAGAACACACTGGAAAACCTGCTGCAAACACTACTGAACAAAGAAACTCCAGTGATGGAATCGTACTTTTTGCATAAGTCAAACCAGGTGAACCTGACAAAGCAGCAAGCTGCACATATAGAAGCCCTACCGGACGAGCTTTACGTTCTATCTCCATCTCCCGATCTGGGGATGGAGTATTTTCCGGGGGTGGGTACTGACATGGAAGAGGCAACACACTTGATCAAAACGATCCTTGAAGGGGCAAAGCCGTATTTTCAAAACATCATCGTATCCATGGGAAGTGATCCAGATGACATGGTCAATTTGGCAGCTCTTCGTGCTTGCGATCAGCGGATCTTCGTTATTGACACAAGTCCATGCGCGTTGCGGTTGTATCAGCAGCGGATGCCTCTTCTCCATAATAGCGGCGTGCAAATGGAGAATACGGAGATCCTGGTCAACAAGGTGCCAGATGAGGTAACGTTGCCATCCCTTGAGGAGTTTTTGCGGCATTCACTGCCGCTGTCTATCGATTACGATCCAAATATGGTGAAGGAGCTGAACAACCTTAACTCACTGGGGGGATCCTCCTTTCGCAAAGGGATTGAGAAAGTGGCCGTTCCTTTACTAGGGTTGAAACCGGCTGAAAAAGGTAAGGACTCGATTTTGACTCGGTGGTTTTCAAAGAATGAAAGGCAGGGTAAATCGGCAGTTGTCGGTACATATGCCGTTCCAGGAGGAGTACAATGA
- a CDS encoding AAA family ATPase yields the protein MTQLYLQQEDEQEVIFLRPRDKGILSTTDEPEEYTVPRNRDLDEKSIVHIESALNGSAIRSNVRSANNFIQMDGLTINTMRNGRVMVVTSTKGGIGKTTLAMSLARHLHDLGKGRTIIVDLQHPHGNVASRLRIKSEVNVMSWLPYLQQELDEVTLLSKLVVRLEEGYYVLPAVEIGQTCPMEAAAAIIRELKRYFDLIIVDMGPEQHDLLVSVMKAADKTFVVIDYDFSTLKDVGNYTALWKKQGISDNVFALVNFDRGRKGRNKINRETCERLLREVGISIVGYLPEADNMRSIHNEGKLLVHEQPKHPFTKACGGVLKKSFPEIFAKPKQKEGFIKRWLR from the coding sequence ATGACTCAATTATACCTACAACAAGAGGACGAGCAGGAAGTGATTTTTCTCCGGCCCCGCGACAAGGGGATTTTATCGACGACTGATGAACCAGAAGAGTACACCGTCCCGCGAAACCGTGATTTGGATGAGAAGTCTATTGTCCATATAGAGTCGGCTCTTAATGGTTCGGCAATAAGAAGCAATGTTCGAAGTGCGAACAATTTCATTCAAATGGATGGGTTAACGATTAATACCATGAGAAACGGTCGCGTAATGGTAGTAACGTCAACCAAAGGGGGAATAGGAAAAACGACTTTGGCCATGTCGTTAGCACGCCATCTTCATGATTTAGGTAAAGGCAGAACCATCATTGTCGATCTGCAACATCCGCACGGAAATGTTGCATCTCGGCTGAGAATCAAAAGTGAAGTAAATGTAATGAGCTGGCTGCCGTACCTGCAGCAAGAATTGGACGAAGTGACACTTTTATCAAAACTGGTAGTACGGCTAGAAGAAGGATATTACGTACTTCCGGCAGTTGAAATTGGACAGACTTGTCCAATGGAGGCAGCGGCCGCCATCATCCGAGAGTTAAAGAGATACTTTGACTTAATCATCGTTGACATGGGTCCGGAACAACATGATCTCTTGGTTTCCGTGATGAAAGCAGCAGATAAAACTTTTGTAGTCATCGACTATGATTTTTCGACACTCAAAGATGTAGGTAACTATACAGCGTTATGGAAGAAGCAAGGGATATCCGATAATGTCTTTGCCCTTGTCAATTTTGATCGGGGCAGGAAAGGAAGGAATAAGATCAATCGGGAAACATGCGAACGACTGTTACGTGAAGTAGGAATCTCCATCGTGGGATATCTTCCAGAGGCGGATAATATGCGAAGCATCCATAATGAAGGAAAGTTGTTGGTGCATGAACAACCGAAACATCCTTTCACAAAGGCCTGCGGAGGCGTGTTAAAGAAAAGTTTCCCAGAAATATTCGCGAAGCCGAAGCAGAAAGAAGGATTCATAAAAAGATGGCTACGATAA
- a CDS encoding S-layer homology domain-containing protein, with protein sequence MKRMTAMGMTLVLLISPISVFAEQKDVIKLPGATEQYTIYDQDGNSVTVTFDHEEDEIRVVITPPDSPDSDEGEVIVIPKEDEGGDDKDDHDRDDDKDNGKDNDSDKDKSDRGRRNNSKEGSTDSGDRIVFVPANHSDIKGHWAEEEILALSNMGFIQGYPDGTFRPNNPISRAEFAALLERALNKIGIEKEGEQPHTRFKDVPQSSWYYLSVNWLENRGNIPIDKYPNGLLKPNEPISREEMALWLAKEVASEKTIPAYKDLEQIRFQEEVREAAGAGLLRGYPDDTFRPQGLATRAEAVTILMRFMLANGDNP encoded by the coding sequence ATGAAACGTATGACAGCAATGGGGATGACACTAGTGTTACTCATCAGTCCAATCTCTGTCTTTGCAGAACAGAAGGATGTCATCAAATTACCGGGGGCTACTGAACAGTACACGATCTATGATCAGGATGGGAATAGTGTCACGGTCACGTTCGATCATGAGGAGGATGAGATTCGGGTTGTCATTACGCCACCTGACTCCCCTGACTCCGATGAGGGAGAAGTTATTGTGATTCCCAAAGAAGACGAAGGAGGTGACGATAAAGATGACCATGATCGAGATGATGATAAAGACAACGGGAAAGACAATGATTCCGATAAGGACAAAAGCGACAGAGGCAGAAGAAACAATAGTAAAGAAGGGTCGACAGACTCTGGAGATAGGATTGTTTTTGTGCCGGCGAATCACTCGGACATAAAGGGTCATTGGGCCGAAGAAGAAATCTTGGCTCTGTCCAATATGGGATTTATTCAAGGGTATCCAGACGGTACCTTTCGCCCTAACAATCCCATCTCGCGTGCAGAGTTTGCAGCTTTGTTAGAGAGAGCACTAAATAAAATCGGGATTGAAAAAGAAGGGGAACAACCTCACACAAGGTTTAAAGATGTTCCTCAGTCATCTTGGTACTATCTTTCGGTCAATTGGCTAGAGAATAGGGGGAATATCCCAATCGACAAGTATCCAAACGGCCTTCTGAAGCCAAACGAACCGATTAGTCGAGAAGAAATGGCCCTGTGGTTAGCTAAAGAGGTCGCAAGTGAGAAAACCATACCGGCATATAAAGATTTGGAACAAATCAGGTTCCAGGAGGAAGTTCGGGAAGCTGCGGGAGCTGGATTATTGCGGGGTTACCCTGATGATACATTCCGACCACAGGGACTAGCCACCAGAGCAGAGGCTGTAACCATTTTGATGCGGTTTATGCTAGCAAATGGTGATAACCCATAA
- a CDS encoding copper amine oxidase N-terminal domain-containing protein — protein sequence MNKIRGLIFGICMSLLLTAGIQSAPTVAAQVAQVKVKVDGSLVNFPDAQPYIDESNSRTMVPARFVSEALGYQVFWNEATRKVIIHKMVGGKGFIVTLKVGENKAEVDGKVVTFDAKAVIKNDRTFVPLRFVSESFGADVDWIADQRLVVITTDDGAGTGNQPGTGDVGSGQPGTTQPPANGGETPQTPDEGEKIGDVIIKNPDNENWLLPASPETQPAVEEFLASLKLGDGVVTGKIPKIPDGYKYVVDYTDRNGKWGNPDNDIQYTKLKPGVTFSIPLEGVGGQISFSLADNTGAVKNGVFVQVPSMTAEWSAER from the coding sequence ATGAACAAAATAAGAGGGCTGATATTCGGGATCTGCATGTCTCTATTATTAACAGCAGGGATACAATCTGCACCGACCGTAGCTGCACAAGTTGCTCAGGTAAAGGTGAAAGTCGATGGCAGCCTGGTCAATTTCCCTGATGCACAACCATACATCGACGAATCGAACAGCCGGACGATGGTGCCAGCCCGTTTTGTTTCCGAAGCACTTGGCTATCAGGTGTTTTGGAACGAGGCTACAAGGAAAGTAATCATCCACAAGATGGTTGGTGGCAAGGGCTTTATTGTCACCCTCAAGGTAGGGGAGAATAAGGCAGAGGTTGACGGGAAAGTAGTTACTTTCGACGCAAAAGCTGTCATCAAGAATGATCGGACGTTTGTTCCACTCCGTTTTGTCTCAGAATCCTTTGGGGCAGATGTAGACTGGATTGCAGATCAGCGACTTGTAGTCATCACTACGGATGATGGAGCTGGAACGGGGAATCAGCCGGGAACAGGCGATGTGGGGAGCGGTCAACCGGGTACCACTCAACCTCCAGCCAATGGAGGGGAAACTCCACAAACTCCAGATGAGGGAGAAAAAATCGGTGACGTCATCATAAAAAATCCGGACAACGAAAACTGGTTGCTTCCAGCTAGCCCTGAAACCCAACCGGCAGTGGAGGAATTCTTGGCCAGCCTGAAACTTGGCGATGGAGTTGTTACCGGGAAGATCCCGAAGATTCCTGATGGATACAAGTATGTGGTTGACTACACTGATAGGAATGGAAAATGGGGGAACCCTGATAACGATATACAATATACCAAATTGAAACCAGGAGTAACTTTCTCAATTCCACTTGAAGGAGTAGGTGGGCAAATTTCTTTTAGCTTGGCAGATAATACCGGCGCTGTTAAAAATGGTGTTTTTGTACAAGTACCATCAATGACAGCAGAATGGAGTGCAGAGCGGTAA
- a CDS encoding IS3 family transposase (programmed frameshift) yields the protein MPKQQQRRTFTTEFKKQMVQLYENGKSRAAIVEEYDLTASALDRWIKQAQTTGSFKEKDNRSSKENELIALRKENQRLKMENDIFKASRADHGTKVAIIRNNRDKYSVSAMCGDLQIARSTFYYEAKESPKEDEITEAIVEIFHKNRKAYGTRKLKFKLQERGLVASRRRIGRIMKEQGLVSTYTIAQYKPHKTACNEATTANVLDREFKQTESKRFVVSDLTYVKVQGKWHYICVLIDLFNREIIGHSAGSNKNAALISRAFATVQGDLRQIQWFHTDRGSEFKNEKMDELLETFEIGRSLSMKGCPYDNAVAEATYKVMKTEFINQMSFQSLRHLELELYDYVNWFNKHRIHGTLGYLTPVQYRQTPLKKVV from the exons ATGCCCAAGCAACAACAACGACGCACGTTTACAACCGAATTCAAAAAACAAATGGTGCAACTCTATGAAAACGGGAAGTCCAGAGCGGCGATTGTGGAGGAATATGACCTCACCGCCTCGGCTTTAGACCGATGGATCAAACAAGCTCAGACAACAGGCTCCTTCAAGGAGAAGGACAATCGCTCATCAAAGGAAAATGAGCTGATCGCTTTACGAAAAGAAAATCAACGACTGAAAATGGAGAACGACATTT TTAAAGCAAGCCGCGCTGATCATGGGACGAAAGTAGCTATCATCCGGAACAATCGTGATAAATACTCGGTATCAGCAATGTGCGGCGACCTGCAGATCGCAAGAAGTACGTTCTACTATGAAGCGAAAGAATCACCAAAAGAAGACGAGATCACCGAAGCGATTGTGGAGATTTTCCACAAAAACCGCAAAGCTTATGGCACACGCAAGCTCAAATTCAAGCTTCAAGAACGCGGCTTGGTCGCTTCCAGACGTCGAATTGGCCGAATCATGAAAGAGCAGGGGCTGGTCTCCACTTACACCATAGCTCAGTATAAGCCCCATAAAACGGCTTGCAATGAAGCGACGACGGCGAATGTCCTAGATCGTGAGTTTAAGCAAACGGAATCCAAGCGCTTTGTCGTTAGCGATCTAACGTATGTGAAGGTCCAAGGTAAGTGGCATTACATTTGTGTGCTCATTGATCTGTTCAATCGTGAGATCATCGGCCATAGTGCAGGTTCCAATAAGAATGCTGCTCTGATTTCCCGCGCCTTTGCTACGGTACAGGGCGACCTGCGTCAAATCCAGTGGTTTCATACGGATCGTGGCAGCGAGTTTAAAAATGAAAAGATGGATGAACTTCTAGAGACCTTTGAAATCGGTCGATCTCTCAGTATGAAAGGCTGTCCTTATGACAACGCCGTGGCTGAAGCCACCTACAAAGTCATGAAAACGGAGTTCATCAACCAGATGAGCTTCCAAAGCCTTCGTCATCTGGAATTGGAGCTATACGATTACGTCAACTGGTTTAACAAGCATCGGATTCACGGAACGCTGGGATACTTGACACCTGTTCAGTATCGCCAGACACCCCTTAAAAAAGTTGTCTGA
- the cpaB gene encoding Flp pilus assembly protein CpaB, whose protein sequence is MRKAGRIIISFLLALAVGGATYFGFEAYAKVQGETVHVLVVREEIPPRTMITPTMFDEGKIVLKELPARAVPPNVFRSPKEVIGKYTVTNYGLPKNSFLFQEKVLPAEEMKDGAAMLIDKGKRMISISVNLRSSLAAQILPGAYIDLWLVAESQDDEPIVGPFLEKAKVIGTYATSSQKSRSTTDVVVKEENRPITIGANTVPQTLLLAVTNDEAAYIQVAEQLGQINITGIGYEETVEGGSAVTKDAIWSVERIQEWMKAQMGQTAKGVE, encoded by the coding sequence ATGAGAAAAGCAGGTAGAATCATCATTAGCTTTTTGCTAGCCTTGGCTGTTGGCGGCGCGACCTATTTTGGCTTCGAGGCATACGCGAAAGTCCAAGGGGAGACGGTTCACGTCTTAGTAGTGCGAGAAGAGATACCTCCACGTACGATGATCACCCCTACGATGTTTGATGAAGGGAAAATTGTTTTGAAGGAACTACCGGCGCGGGCAGTCCCGCCGAACGTGTTCCGTTCACCGAAGGAAGTGATTGGTAAGTACACGGTTACCAACTACGGATTGCCAAAGAACAGCTTCCTATTCCAGGAAAAAGTCTTACCGGCAGAGGAGATGAAGGATGGAGCAGCCATGTTAATTGATAAGGGAAAGCGTATGATCTCCATCTCTGTCAACCTTCGTTCTTCCCTAGCCGCTCAAATTCTTCCTGGCGCATACATTGATCTTTGGCTTGTGGCCGAAAGCCAGGATGATGAACCGATTGTGGGACCGTTCCTTGAAAAGGCTAAGGTGATCGGGACGTACGCAACGAGTTCACAAAAGTCCAGATCGACAACGGATGTGGTGGTCAAAGAAGAGAATAGACCCATTACGATTGGGGCCAACACGGTGCCACAAACGCTGCTGCTGGCCGTGACGAACGATGAAGCAGCTTACATTCAGGTAGCGGAGCAGTTGGGACAAATCAATATCACAGGCATTGGATACGAAGAGACCGTTGAAGGCGGAAGTGCGGTCACGAAAGATGCCATCTGGTCCGTTGAACGGATTCAAGAGTGGATGAAAGCCCAAATGGGTCAAACGGCAAAAGGGGTGGAATAA
- the yhbH gene encoding sporulation protein YhbH → MDEASFVVSKEDWSLHRKGHQDQTRHQEKVREAIRKNLPDLVSEESIIMSNGRDVVKIPIRSLDEYRFRFNYQKGQHTGQGKGDSKVGDVIAKGGDPAQGAGKGSGAGDQPGADYYEAEITVEELEEILFSELELPNLEQKDRDEIIVEETRFNDVRKKGLMGNIDKKRTLLAAIRRNALAGYKDLELGISDEDLRFKTWEEVIKPHSNAVIIAMMDTSGSMGIFEKYIARSFFFWMLRFLRTRYEKVEIAFIAHHTEAKEVTEDAFFSKGESGGTICSSAYRKALEIIDSRYPPSQYNIYPFHFSDGDNLTSDNERCVKLVKELMERCNMFGYGEVNQ, encoded by the coding sequence ATGGACGAAGCGTCTTTTGTGGTTTCCAAAGAAGATTGGTCCCTGCACCGCAAAGGCCACCAGGACCAGACCCGTCACCAGGAAAAGGTGAGAGAGGCGATCCGAAAAAACCTGCCTGATCTGGTAAGCGAAGAAAGCATCATCATGTCAAATGGCCGCGATGTCGTGAAGATTCCGATCCGTTCACTGGATGAATACCGTTTCCGGTTTAACTATCAAAAAGGGCAGCACACCGGGCAGGGAAAAGGAGACTCCAAAGTTGGCGACGTGATCGCCAAGGGCGGTGACCCTGCGCAAGGGGCAGGCAAAGGAAGCGGGGCGGGTGATCAGCCTGGGGCCGATTATTACGAAGCAGAGATCACCGTCGAAGAGCTGGAAGAAATCCTGTTTTCCGAGTTGGAGCTGCCCAATCTGGAACAGAAAGACCGGGATGAGATCATCGTCGAGGAGACACGCTTCAACGATGTTCGGAAAAAGGGCTTGATGGGCAACATCGACAAAAAACGCACCCTGCTCGCAGCGATTCGCCGCAATGCACTGGCAGGGTATAAGGATCTGGAATTGGGCATCTCCGATGAGGATCTGCGCTTCAAAACCTGGGAAGAAGTGATCAAGCCGCACTCCAATGCGGTGATTATCGCGATGATGGACACCTCCGGTTCGATGGGGATTTTTGAAAAGTACATTGCCCGCAGCTTCTTTTTCTGGATGCTGCGTTTTCTGCGCACCCGCTATGAGAAGGTGGAGATCGCCTTTATCGCCCACCACACAGAGGCCAAAGAAGTGACAGAGGATGCCTTTTTCTCCAAAGGGGAGAGCGGGGGAACCATCTGCTCCTCTGCCTATCGCAAGGCGTTGGAGATCATCGACAGCCGTTATCCACCGTCCCAGTACAACATCTATCCGTTCCACTTTTCCGATGGTGACAACCTGACATCAGACAACGAGCGGTGTGTAAAGCTAGTGAAGGAATTGATGGAGCGGTGCAATATGTTTGGGTATGGGGAAGTGAATCAATAG
- a CDS encoding helix-turn-helix domain-containing protein gives MHFEDGITVKEEFFQNYLKQNNMSEGEFAELIGISHSMLNRVLNKKRKPGSKFIAGVLKHCNVKFEDAFIFEKLLPKGNDKSSA, from the coding sequence ATGCACTTCGAAGACGGCATCACTGTTAAAGAAGAGTTCTTTCAAAACTATCTTAAGCAAAATAATATGTCTGAAGGTGAATTTGCCGAACTAATTGGTATCTCTCATAGTATGCTAAACAGAGTGCTTAACAAGAAAAGAAAGCCTGGAAGCAAGTTTATTGCCGGTGTTTTAAAGCATTGCAATGTGAAATTTGAAGATGCTTTTATTTTTGAAAAACTGTTACCAAAAGGTAATGATAAGTCCTCGGCTTAA